A single Harpia harpyja isolate bHarHar1 chromosome 6, bHarHar1 primary haplotype, whole genome shotgun sequence DNA region contains:
- the FGL2 gene encoding fibroleukin, translating into MQALPPISENTVGSLITHRLQAALIKLFHFCILPHTASFSVKMKLLIYLVLLKTALLALTNVFAVVLEDGEDAKEGKVTETCPIKLKTNRKCDEREDCPYQIDLPPMTIQLPKEFRLLEKTLKEVQTLKEAVNKLKKCCQDCKLQADDNQERDRSNEFLLPNAETPAENSKIQDNRVKELQSKVNRMATSLKNAKSQIQTLQGRLEKMSLINMNNVEHYVDSKVANLTFVVNSLDNKCSSKCPAMQPRPVIQIMQRDCADHYSGGRRSNGIYRISPDPRNDSFEVYCDMQTHGGGWTLLQRRQDGSTNFNRTWNDYKNGFGNLSREFWLGNDKIHLLTKSQEMQLRIELEDFNGIREYAKYEHFYVANEHLKYRLSVHGYSGTAGDALHYSRHYNHDQKFFTTPDKDNDRYPSGNCGAYYSSGWWFDACLSANLNGKYYHKKYKGVRNGIFWGTWHGISDDIPSGYRQSFKSVKIMIRPKSFVQ; encoded by the exons ATGCAAGCACTCCCACCCATTTCTGAGAACACTGTAGGCAGTCTGATAACTCACAGGCTTCAAGCTGCCCTTATAAAGTTGTTCCACTTTTGCATACTTCCTCATACTGCTAGTTTCTCTGTGAAGATGAAGCTGCTCATTTACTTAGTCTTGCTGAAGACAGCTCTTCTTGCTTTAACAAATGTCTTTGCAGTTGTTTTAGAAGATGGAGAGGATGCCAAAGAAGGAAAAGTTACCGAGACTTGTCCTATAAAGCTCAAAACTAATCGGAAATGTGATGAAAGAGAGGATTGTCCATATCAGATAGATCTGCCTCCGATGACCATCCAGTTACCCAAAGAATTCAGACTGCTTGAGAAGACTCTCAAAGAAGTACAGACCCTTAAAGAAGCAGTAAACAAGCTGAAGAAATGCTGCCAAGATTGCAAGCTGCAGGCAGATGACAACCAAGAAAGAGACCGTAGTAATGAATTCCTGCTACCTAATGCAGAAACTccagcagaaaacagcaaaatccaAGATAACAGAGTAAAGGAACTGCAAAGCAAAGTTAACAGAATGGCAACCAGCTTAAAAAATGCCAAGAGCCAGATTCAGACACTGCAGGGTCGTTTAGAGAAGATGAGCCTCATAAATATGAACAATGTAGAACATTATGTTGACAGCAAAGTTGCTAATTTGACGTTTGTTGTGAACAGCCTTGATAACAAATGTTCTTCTAAGTGTCCAGCAATGCAACCAAGACCTG TTATACAAATAATGCAGAGAGACTGTGCTGATCATTACTCAGGAGGCAGAAGGAGTAATGGAATCTACAGGATTAGCCCTGACCCCAGAAATGATAGCTTTGAAGTTTACTGTGACATGCAAACACATGGAGGCGGCTGGACACTGCTGCAACGGCGTCAGGATGGTAGCACTAACTTTAACAGAACCTGGAACGACTACAAAAATGGCTTTGGAAACCTCAGCAGGGAGTTTTGGCTGGGGAATGACAAAATTCACCTCCTGACAAAGAGCCAGGAAATGCAACTGAGAATTGAACTTGAAGATTTCAACGGTATCAGAGAGTACGCGAAATACGAACACTTCTATGTGGCCAACGAACATCTGAAGTACCGCCTAAGTGTTCATGGCTATAGCGGCACAGCAGGAGATGCCCTTCACTACAGCAGGCATTACAACCACGATCAAAAGTTCTTTACAACTCCGGACAAGGACAATGATAGGTATCCTTCAGGAAACTGTGGAGCATACTACAGCTCTGGCTGGTGGTTTGATGCATGCTTGTCTGCCAACCTCAATGGCAAGTACTACCACAAGAAATACAAAGGTGTTCGCAATGGCATTTTCTGGGGTACATGGCATGGTATTTCTGATGACATTCCCAGTGGATATAGGCAATCCTTTAAATCAGTAAAAATCATGATCAGACCCAAAAGTTTTGTGCAGTAA